Within the Bradyrhizobium cosmicum genome, the region GCTACGATCCGATGTTCCTGCCCGACGGTCATGACCGCACCTTCGGCGAGATGACCAGCATCGAGAAGCACGGCCTGCCGCCACTCGGCCTCGGCCTGTCGCACCGCGCCCGCGCCTTCGTGAAACTGGCGGAGATCTGCCTTGAGCCGCGATAGAGCGTTTTCGAGCGAAGTGGGTACCGGTTCGCGCCAGGAAAACGCGCCAAAAGAAAACGCGTCAAAACAAGAATCCGAAGCCTTCGGCGTTTACGTCCACTGGCCGTTCTGCCTGTCGAAGTGCCCCTATTGCGACTTCAACAGCCATGTCCGCCACGCCGCGATCGACGAAGCTCGCTTCGCTTCGGCTTTTGCGCGTGAGATCGAAACCACCGCGCAGCGCGCCCCCGGCCGCGAGGTCACCTCGATCTTCCTCGGCGGCGGCACGCCGTCGCTGATGCAGCCGGCAACCGTCGGCGCGGTGCTCGATGCCATCGGCAAGCACTGGCGCGTCGCCAGCGATGTCGAGGTCACGCTGGAGGCAAACCCCACCAGCGTCGAGGCCACCCGCTTCGCCGGCTATCGCGCCGCCGGCGTCAACCGCGTCTCGCTCGGCGTGCAGGCGCTCGACGATGCCTCGCTGAAAGCGCTGGGCCGCATGCACAGCGCGCGCGAGGCGCTCGATGCCGTTGCGATCGCACGCCGCTCGTTCGACCGCTATTCGTTCGACCTGATCTACGCCCGTCCCGACCAGACGCCGGCGATGTGGGCCGATGAACTCAAGCTAGCGATCGACGAAGCGGCCGAGCACCTGTCGCTGTATCAACTGACGATCGAAGAGGGCACGCCGTTTTTCGGCCTGCACCAGGCCGGCAAGCTGAAGACACCAGACGAAGCGGTCGCGCGTGCGCTCTACGACGTGACGCAGGAGACCTGCGACAGGCTTGGCCTCCCCGCCTACGAGATTTCGAACCACGCGCGGCGCGGCGCCGAATGCCGGCACAATCTGGTGTACTGGCGCGGTGAGGAATATGCCGGCATCGGTCCCGGCGCGCACGGCCGCCTCGACATCGACGGCATCCGCCACGCCACCGCCACCGAGAAGCGGCCCGAAGCCTGGCTGATGCGGGTCGAGACCAATGGCCACGGCAACATCACCGACGATCTCCTCAACAGCGAAGAGCGCGCCGACGAATTCCTGCTGATGGGACTGCGTCTGGCCGAAGGCATCGATCCCGAGCGCTACAGAGCGCTCTCCGGCCGCCCGCTCGATCCCAAACGCATCGCGCTGCTGCGCGAAGAGGGCGCGATCGTCGTCGATGCGACGGGGCGATTGCGCGTGACAAGCAGCGGCTTCCCCGTGCTGGACGCGGTAGTCGCGGATCTCGCGGCGTAAGTCTCACCAAATAGGCGGTGCGCTCCCTCGCCCGCTTGCGGGAGAGGGTTGGGGAGAGGGTGTCTCCACAACGGGACAATCCCCTAGAGGAGAGAACCCTCACCCGGCGCTATGCGCCGACCTCTCCCGCAAGCGGGAGAGGTGCACCGGCTACGCCCCAAAACTCTTCGGCGAACCCGCTACCGCCACACCACCGCCGGTCGTCACCTTCATCACCGCAAGGCCGCGTTCATTGCTGCCATCGGCGCGGAAGCGGAACAGGCCGTCGATGCCGGCGAAGCCGGAAGGGTTGGTCAGCACGTCCGGCGAAAAGCGTGTCGGCCCCTGCGTGCGCGCGAGCGCGGCGACGAGCGCGACCGCGTCATAGGCGAGCGTCGCGGTGCGGATCGGCTCGGCGCCGTATTTGGTGCGATAGCGGCCGGAGAAGGCACGAAAGCCGGCCGGATCTGGCGCGGCATAGAGACCGCCTTGCAGGCTCGCATTGGCGTAGACGCGCGGGCTGTCCCACAGGCCGGTGCCGAGCAGCTGGATGTTGCGCAAATTCGCGCCCGCGGCGGTCATCGCGTCGGCGACCGAGACGACGGCATCGCCGTCATCGGCAATGAACAGCGCATCCGCGCCGCCGAGCTGCTGCGCCACGGTGCGTGCCGGCGTGGCGCGATCGGCGCCGTATTTCTCGAACGCGACGATGCGCCCGCCACGGCGCGGCACCGCCGCCTTCACCGCGGCCTCGACGACATTGCCATAGGCATTGTCAGGCACGAGCACGGCGACGGAGCGCTTTCCGATGCTGGCGGAATATTCGACGATGCGATTGACGTCGGACTCCGGCAGGAAGGACAGCAGATAGACGCCGCGGCCGGCGATGCTGGAGTCGGTCGAGAACGCGATCACGGAAATGTTCCGCGTGCGCGCGACCTGCGCGACCGCGGGCACCGACT harbors:
- the hemW gene encoding radical SAM family heme chaperone HemW, giving the protein MGTGSRQENAPKENASKQESEAFGVYVHWPFCLSKCPYCDFNSHVRHAAIDEARFASAFAREIETTAQRAPGREVTSIFLGGGTPSLMQPATVGAVLDAIGKHWRVASDVEVTLEANPTSVEATRFAGYRAAGVNRVSLGVQALDDASLKALGRMHSAREALDAVAIARRSFDRYSFDLIYARPDQTPAMWADELKLAIDEAAEHLSLYQLTIEEGTPFFGLHQAGKLKTPDEAVARALYDVTQETCDRLGLPAYEISNHARRGAECRHNLVYWRGEEYAGIGPGAHGRLDIDGIRHATATEKRPEAWLMRVETNGHGNITDDLLNSEERADEFLLMGLRLAEGIDPERYRALSGRPLDPKRIALLREEGAIVVDATGRLRVTSSGFPVLDAVVADLAA
- a CDS encoding penicillin-binding protein activator is translated as MPGPRDPRSSFSEESPVQGPRLSGATRRSALGLLLGTPLLSACAGVQQSLSQFSNPFSSSSPPPAQPAGSPQQGTTAGTGGVKVAVILPLSAAGNAGLAAQSMRNAAEMALAEFQNPNIQLLIKDDNGSPQGAQQGAQQAVDEGAEIILGPLFAQSVPAVAQVARTRNISVIAFSTDSSIAGRGVYLLSFLPESDVNRIVEYSASIGKRSVAVLVPDNAYGNVVEAAVKAAVPRRGGRIVAFEKYGADRATPARTVAQQLGGADALFIADDGDAVVSVADAMTAAGANLRNIQLLGTGLWDSPRVYANASLQGGLYAAPDPAGFRAFSGRYRTKYGAEPIRTATLAYDAVALVAALARTQGPTRFSPDVLTNPSGFAGIDGLFRFRADGSNERGLAVMKVTTGGGVAVAGSPKSFGA